From the genome of Phalacrocorax carbo chromosome 5, bPhaCar2.1, whole genome shotgun sequence:
GTAAATTAATAACATAAAGCACACCAAGTATTTGGAGGAAAAGAACCAAACTTGTATTATCATAATAATCTTTTTTTGGTCCTTCTGCAATGATGttgttttccatgaaaaattaTACAGCTTCCAGAGACAGCCAATGATTCACCTCCCTGTAAATCAGTTACAATCTTACACATGTTCCCTGGCAAGGGATCTAGCATTCTGAACCTAtctgttcttttcttcagatttcCATGACTTAAAACAACTCGGACAGAAATGGGACTTCCACTGGCATTTCTAAAATGCTTCCTCACTTGAAACCCAGGCTGAACAGACTCCGCTGCTTCTGCAGGACAGAAAGCCAGATCTGTACTCCGCCGTGGCCTTACCAGACTGCTACAGATCCAGGTGCCTGGAGACTGATTAAACATGGGAATTGGAAAATTTAGGTCCCATGGCCCCTTGAAGGACTGGGGCTACCTACACAGATCcagataatttcttttgcaaattcTCTTCGCTGTGAAGCCTATTCCAGGTGTGATTCCTAACTGAGTGTATTCTTATTTTCCTACTGTTCAGTTGACAAACATTGTGGAATTTGGAAGATCAATTGCTTCCGCAGCGTTGATGTTATCTTTGGCATCTGCTTCCATCCCTTTAATACTCTTCTTCCCACTTCCTTGTTCACTTCTGTCAGGATGGTTAGGACATCTTTGTGGCTTGAACAGAAACGAAGAAAAGATATACTGAAACGCATGGTACTTGCAGCTAGGCCAAGAAACTGATCTATGTTTGCTCCAATAAAGTGGTATCTCAGGGAAGCCTAGTACCTTCCCCTCACCCTGCCTGTCACACTCCATTGTGAAACCATAGAGTTCAGTGTGTTTGGGGGAATAAAAGCAACCTCCGTGTGGCATCATTTTACCAGCAAACGCAGACCCCTACTTTAGTTATAGGCAGAAGAGCGCACTAAGATGGAACAGAACCAAACCTGTGCATTCTCCAAGCCATCTTCTGGACACCATGAGAAAGTGATGTCTGAAGAGATATTCTATTTTCTAAATCAAGTTTATggtggggatgggagggaggCAACAAGGAAAATTATGACTAAAGAACACTGATTCTTTTGTCTGTGTAATCACTCAATAAATTTGCCTCTCATCACGTGTCactggaacaaaaataatttatcagtcaaaaaaagttaaacaacatgcacacacatacacatacacatatttGTTCATATGTAATATTCCAGCATTACAACCCTGGTTTTGTCACAGGCAAACTAGGGGAAGTCACTTGTACTTGGGTTCATCTGTAGAAGAATGACAATGCCCAATTCCAGAATAATTAAGTGTTCTGCACCGTCCTGCAGGTGAAAAACATTATATAGCACACATGCaaaacactgatgtttcagcaCAGCATGCTTAAGTATGTATATCTGCAATACCCCAAATGTACATGGATTAAAAATAGTACTTACAGTGGGCAAAGCAACTCCATCTTGTCACAGAGGCATTGAATGTAAACACTGCCAGTCTTTGTACAGCGGTAGCACTCATAGTCTTCCACTGTAGCCATGCCAACCAGAATATCAGCCTGATCAGGAATGGAAGTCACAGGGGTAGCATCCTTCTCAAGATCACCAGGAAAGTCTTCTTTTACTGTGACAGCTGGATGACCTACAGAGCCTTGGCAAGCCTGGATGAAAAACAGCTTGGGTTTGCCAGCAAGAGAAGGACAATTAGATCCACTGAAGCAGGAGAGTAAATCTTTAATATTTACAAACTCATGATCAACgccttttattttgtctttttcaccatgggaaaaaatgaagcaaacaaaacagtCCATGTTACTATGATCTTTTTTGCTGTATTCTTTAACTTTCGCATACATTTGCTCTGCTTCTAGATCCATATGCTCAACTGTCTCAAACTGAAGCCACTTAAAGACCCTCTTCAcagcctctgggaaaaaaagtcagaaggCACTTGTTAAACATAAACAGTGACAAGGAAGatgctgaaacatcagtgtctGTGTGATACAACAGATACTAGCAGAAGTGTTCAGAGCCCACCAATAAACTCACCTGATGGACTCTTAGCCTGCCAAATCTAATTAGAAAAACCCAAAtgcctaattttattttttttaacacaattGGGTTAAGCATCATGCTATCTAAAACAATAACAAGTCTCAGGTTATCTGATTAATTGGTACAAATTAGTGAAGCTTACTGTGTTAAAGCAAGCTTTAACTGTGCATTGCATAGTAATTTCAGATGATTAAGAACAACACTTAGCAAGTTAAAGAAGAGGTACGTCTTCAAAATGACAAATTCTGCCACTCTTAAATGAATTAAGTCCCTCATTCTGTGAAAATGATCAATGCAGCAAGAAGGAAGGCAGGGTAACCCGCTAACAAATGCTATGCAGACTTCCCAGTAAATGTTGACTTAATTGTTTTGTGGGTGGTGAGGAAGCAGCTGGGAAGCAAACAGCCCATAGACAAGCTGGATGGAGTTAAAATATCAGTGATGTGGCTTTCATGaaacatattttacttttttaagaTAACAGGCTTTAAGGAAAATGATAAAGCAGTAGCATTTACTTGAGCATTAAACAGAATTTAAGGATGTAAAAATATTACTCCGTGATAGctaagaattaaaaacaatcagAAAGTTCAAAGGTAGAATAGCAATCCCTCCTTCACTGTTTGGTACATATGACCAATTAGGACAATGCTTTCTACCTAGAACAGAAAGTGGTTCCTTCTTTAAGCCATCAGCTAAACTGCTGGAAGTGGCATATTTCCAAATTCTACAGCGACTGTTGTTCCAGTTGCTCTGGAGGCAAAGGAGCTGAGTGGACATGATTCTTCTTCACAGAAAAGATTAGATAATTCTTTCAGAGAATTATCactgaaaaaaccaaaccagtaaTTGGATTTTAAAAGTACTTACCTCCATCTTTCATTGTTCCTTCTCTGTCTTCACgtggatttttaaaactgtggtTGTTAAGAATCACACAGTAACCATGGGGGTTATTTTCCATCTTATATGTTTCCACAAGCTatagaaacaaagaaagcagatgAGAAAGCAGTGACAAGCATCCAAAAGAGAAATATGCTATACACAGATTGTTGGTCCTTCATGTCCAAGCGCAAAAAAAATCATGAGGACCAAGatacaagaaaggaaaagcctAAGAATACAAGGTAGCTACAGGGGAGAGGAATACGCTTTGTATCCCTGAATCCTCCTCTCTCTGTGGTTAGGATATGATTTTGGCATGGGAGAAAGTGAGTATCTGGAAACACAGATTTGCATGTGCAGAGGAAAAGTTCCTGCACCCTACTATTCCCTCCAAGAGTCCTTGTGGGTTTCTAGTGAGGTAGCAGATTCTGTTGTTCCCTTCCTGTCTGTCCAGCAGTATCCTGTCCAGGACTTTAATGTCCCAGTCTTCTTTATTGTTaagattggggttttttttcacacaaCAGCAACTCCTTCATTTCTTGCCTAAAAGGTTGCTGACAGCAAGGTCCTCCCAAAGGAACAAGGCTTGGTCTTGTTTTCAAAATGGGAGTTGTTCCAAGGCCTACATATAAAACCCTTTATACCCcatatatatattacatatttttatatatgaagCTGTATATACCCCTCCCTTTCAGCTCTTCCATCTGCTTAGTCTTAAGAATTTATGCTCACCCCTCCCAGGAGTTGGATAAATACTTTAAAGGTAATCTTGAGGTATTTCTCACCTGTTGTGGTGTCTTCCCCCCTGCTCCTTGTCCTGCTGGATGCACAGACACAGGCACTGGATAGTAGAGTTCTTCCTTAGAATCATATTCTAAGagtgagaaaataaacagaacattttAGGACTGAAAAGATAAATCTTCCACTGTGCGTATGTCAATACTCAAAAAAACAGCGCAAGGAGTTGAGATAGAGGGTGGTTTCCACATCACTGTGGATACCATCATTTTGTAGAGCTGGGCCAAGCAGGATTCCAGTTTCACAGACTGCTGGTTATTAAagctgtgcagagctgtgctcCATTTCTTCTCTGGTCTTTTACTGGTAGCAAGATCCAGATAATAAAAGGCTGAATGTGAGCAGTCACCCCAGGCAAACCATTCACTAGGGACTCCACAATGGGATACGTAAGTGAAAGAGGAGACCCGTTTTTGTACAGTGGTACACTACAGCTAGTTCACTTATTTCTGAGGCCATTGTCTCTTCTCTAGAGAACTTTACTGTTTGGGTGGACACACCAAGGATGCAGAATACCAGCATAACAGAAGATCTCCTCAAATCAATGAAACACTTCTTGGAATAAAACTACCTGAAATAAGCAAAGAAATCATCAAACCCATGACTCTACCCAAGGAAATAAATCACAGTACCCTTTTTACAAGTTACACAGatgtgtttaaatggaatttaattGTCAGGGCAAGAAGATCTATGAGACATGGTCTTTTTCTCTTTACCAAGGGAGACAAAATAAGAACAATACTACTAAAAAGCCATTCCACTGACACAGGGCTTGCTTACGCTAGCCACCATtggttattttcttctgctcttttaGAAACACAAACACAGGTCAACAGCGCAAAGACATGCTGCAGAAACTAGTCAGTATCTCTGCAGGGAACGGCATGGGCTATATAGATGTGTCTAAGGGAGCACACGTCCTGAGTCATTCAAAAGGATGTTCTGAGGAAAAATGTAATAGGTCTCAGTTGTTGGTGGTTGACACATCCTGTTTCCCAATGAGTAGGTCCCAGCTGTGGTGTCACAAGTCACGACCTCAGCTGCAACAGCCCAGATATACCAAAGTCCGTGAAATTTCACATCTGGTACAGAAAGCTAATGGTTACACTTTAGCCAAGTACTGGGTCTCCAGGATCTTCTCCTTTGATGAAGAACAAACAGCCTGGctaacagaaaataatgctgaaaatCTCCCAGTACAAGTTTCACCAAGGCAACTATGACCTACAGTCTGTTTCAGTGACTGAAAAGCTATCCTGGTCCAAAACCAGCACTGCACTGTTTCCTGAAGAGAAAATTTGCATTTaaggcagagaggagggagaagcagaCCATTTACAAGGCACAGAACGTATTTCAAGGAGATATACAAGAAGGTATGATGGGATCATGAAGTAgcagaaaatttcagaaacCACAGGTAACGAGAGCCGCTCTGCCTATCCTACGATCCTGTAAGGTCTCTCTCTTATCTCTGGAGTCCTAAACTGCCaaggatggagaaaaaaacaaaaaacaaaaaacaaaccaaaatcaCAAAACCACCAGCTTTACTCTAAAACAGCAGATTaaataatttacctttttttgtttcttcataggtatcaatttttttctttatgtcagCTCTAAATTTCTTGAATACATCTTTCAGCGTTGCCAGGTTATCTTCTGTAATTAtcccatttctttccatttccagtAAGACCTTCAACATGGActagtaaaacaaaaacacataACCCAAACTCACACAGTGACCTTCAATAACTGCAGTATCAGGCACTTCTGGACAGAGCAGAAGACAACATCCCCATTCCCAGATACTGACCAGCTAAAGATCTGCTTGTTTTTCCTCCAAACCTCATTAAAACAGGGACAGGATGCAATGCAACTGAAGAAACATATCACTAAGGTTAAGACAGGATCATTATAAATTGCCTATGGATAGGTTATCCTGCTTTGTTTCAGTAGTGCAAAGCACTGATGTGGAGAACAACATGGTATCCTGTTGTGCCTCAGTGTTCAGATCAAGTGCTGCTAAGTCATTTAGCTGTgccattttacattttctgttacAGCAAAGGTGTTCAGGgctagttttggttttttaagctCAATGATCCACCAAGTTGGAGGTAAATCTGCTGATTTTCCTGTATGTGCCACAATACAAATAGGACTTTAAAGGAAGCTTCATAATAATATCAAGCATTTTATAACACTGTTCATCATTTGgtccccccagtttaagaaggacagggaactgcttaagcaagtccagcagagagctaccaagatgatcaggggcctggagcatctcccttataaggagaggctgaaagacctgggtttgttcagcctgaacaagagaagactgaggggcgatctcatcaatacttataaatatctaaagggtggatgtcaggacaatgggactagactcttcagtggtgcccaatgacaggacaaggggcaatgggctcaagctggaacacaggaagttccacttaaatatgagaaaaaacttctttactctgagggtgccagagcagtggcacaggctgcccagggagggtgtggagtctccttccctggagacattcaaaacccacctggatgcgttcctgtgcccctcctgctctaggtgtccctgctcaagcaggggggttggacaagatgatctctcGAGGTCCCTTCAAACCCCTGCCAtattctgtgaatctgtgattATTTACAAGTACTAAACTAGCTCATCAAACCCCTTAATACTTCTGTGGGGCAATTAACAAAATGTTGTTACCCCAAATTACAATAAAGAAGAATATGTACCcaatacacacaaaaatttgAGGTTGAACTCACATTAGAACTCAATTTTCTGTCTccaaaacattgtttttcctCCAGCAAACATCATTCTTCCTAGATACAGCATATGTACAAATGTCTTACAAATGCCAAGTAAAGACGAAAGGAAGGGCATGATGGATTTTGCAAGAAGAAGAGATTAGGGAGACAGGTGGTGGAGGGAAAATGGGAACAGAGAGCAAAAAGGGGCAGAGAAAAggttcattaagaaaaaaaaggtccaTTCTTTCACACAGCAGCTACCAGCTAACATCACAATTCTTTCAACAACAGATTTTGGTGAGAGCagactgctttctctttcctcccttcttaAAAAAACTAGCGGACTCTGAACTAGCCTTGCAAGAAACTTATCCAGATCACTTTGCATACAGCATTATCCTGGAGCTTGTTCTTTGGTATTTGGTTTTGGAGCAGGAACTTCACACACTTGACATCATCTGGAGTCAAGTCCTCAGCAATTCCATATAGCAGTCGCCTGGCAATAAAGAACAGAGAGACTGAATAAGAAAGTTACGAGAAGTGAACACCATAATTTCACATTTGAACTGCAAAATGTAAAACTCACAATGGCAGGTAGTCACGCTGTAATAAATACAGATATGCTGGGATATTCATAAGACAACAGTGCAGACAGAAAACAAGACAGTATACAACAGAACTGTGGCAATTTTTGCATGCAAAGGTTTGCTACCTCTGTGCTTACCTGTAGGCTGACACCTTTGCCCTGCCTGGGATCCGAAGCTCTCTCTCCATCTCCTCTCGGCTGGAGCCCAGCTGGGCAGCCAGGAGGTCCATCCGATTGATCTGGTAAAGCAGCTCCTTCAGGAAGAACAGGTTTCCCACCTCGATCATGCCTTTCTCCTGTAGCACGTTGAAGAAGGCCTTGGGCTCCTGGATGGCTTCCAGCTTCCTCATGGGGACATGATCCAGGCTGAGGAACTTCAGACCTGCCAGTTCTTCTGTGACCAAAGCCTCAGAAATGTCAAAAAGGAGTTTGTGCAAGTCTGTATTCATTTCACATCAGGATTTGGATCTAAACACAAAAAGGAGTTGATTTAATTTGTCAGTAACAGTAGCGCAACAACATGATGATAAAAGGTATCACATCATGTAGAATAGCCCAAGGTAAATACACATGGTCAAAAGTACTTCAGTAGTGAGAGGCTGTCTTGCTATAATAGCTTTGATGCTTTCGTTCTCTTGACTTAACAAGGAACATAAAACTGCACCAACTGAAATTgatggagaaagacagacatggacTGTTCTTGCTTCCTATAGTGTGTCTATGCAGTGGAAAGTACAGGATGTACAATCCTGGCAGGCTGCtgctatttgggttttgttttgggattgttggggttttttttgagatttgATCCCTTCTGGGAGCAAGAGCCACTTGCCAGCCTGAAATATAGACTATGTAGTAAATGAGACTGCCAGGTTTTACTCCATAACAAAGATAAAAGTTTTACATTATATTGAAGACAAGCGTCCACAATGGTATAACTCTTCTAAGCTAGCTGGCTTCTCCTTTCTTTATAAACTGCTTCTGACCAGGGTCAGCATAGCCAAAGCACCTCTTCCTGTTTTGGATTATCTGCATCAGGTAAAACTCAGTTCTCAGCTCTCAATCAATTTGTAATACTCAAATCAAACACTGATTACATCAATCCTTTTAAATCGGCCAGGAGAATTCTTGTCAAAATAGTTCTGTTTCACTGATCTGATGATCAGTGATGATAccacctcccttccccaccactTCCTACATCAGCTTTAGAAATATTAAACTCGGCTTATGGATCCAACTTCTGAGCACAAAAGAAGGTTAGAAAATACCAAGTGCAAGCCTTCCAACTATCTCACCCTGACACTTAATAGAACTGCCTCCACTGCTTCTCTGGTAAGAGAACCATTTGCCACTTTATCCTCCCTGCCTTAGATCTAAGACACCTAGGAATCTCTTAAGACAAGCTCTAGAGAAATGCATTCAGTAGAGGTCTCTTATCCCATTGAACTCACTAGGAGACAGAAAAGTTGACAACAGGGAATCAAAACTTCCTACTCCTACACTACTGGAATATTAGGCAATCCATTTTAGTGTGACTGCTACTGCAAATGTTTCAACACCAGGGCTAAAAGCTCCAAGGTAGCTGAGCTGACTAACTGAATCAGTACTActgtaaatattaaaagaaaataattagcagACAATTGCactcccctttcctcccaggACCACTATacagcaaagcagctttttGTGGTATAACCTTGGTCAGCATTCTGTTAGTTAGCAAGAGTGAATACAGAACTGAATCGCAAACCTTAGTCTATCAAAAAAACtcataaaacagcaaaacatgaTGCTCTGCCCTGCCCCTAAATACTGCTTTCTTAAATCCattcaaactgaatttttaaacagaatagaATCCATACCATTCAGCCCATATCACCACAAAACCACTAGTATCTGAATGAATCATCTGTGCTTAACCTCACGATTCAATGTCGAGAGGTTAACTCACATCTGACAGTGTATTTTTATATCCacacaggaaagagaagaatgCTTTCTTGGTAGCTGGTTATGAAGTTATCTTCTTTCTCACATAAATCATGCCTTTTGTTTAAGATACAAGGCATGTTCTTATAAAAGTAAATCTTTCTGGTAAAGGAAggttgcatttttatttctcaaaggCTGTAAGTTTCAAACCCACAAAAATATCGCAGTTAGAACAGATGTGCAACCTACACACTATATTTAATCCTGTCTGTAAATACAGGGAGCACACTAAAACAATGTTAAATGTTAACTGCTCTGTCTTTTTCTCCCACTCTACTAAATTAAAGACATGACAAGCaaactattattattaattgtaCATCACTTACATGggaggacaggctggagaactgCTGGAACAACTCTGAAAAAAGTGAGATAGCCATTGTCTCTAAAGGTCCAGGAAAAGTACTGCCTTTTGTACTATGGTCTATACTGTCACGTGATTTACAGAAAGTATGTTATAACAAAGTAATAAGCTGTGGTCATATTCGAGCTGTTTTCTACTCCACCTATCACGGTTCCagttttagaaaattaattgttACAGTGCTTGTGAGAAAAGTCGGTAAACAAGCCACAAAAGTAaggaggtttttcttttgttttaagggGACAGGCTAAGCAGCATGACCAGGACTTTCTAGCATACAGCACAGCTCAGTATATTTGCTCCCATACATAAATCCTAATTAAAAGACAGTGAGGGAAGGGTGAGTCAATTATAtcttcccattttaaaatatctcagtcCCACTGTCCTGCTGTTGTCACCAGATCCTCCATGACTTACCACCTTTCTCTGAAGTCCCTCTCCAACTCACCCGAGCCTACTTTTAACATGCAGTTTCATGGAAGATTAtttcctaaattaaaaaaagtcaaCAATCAGCCCCAAATTCAGTAGCCGTACTCAGTGAATACAGGGAACTGAAAGGCTAAACATTCCTCTGAAATTATTTAAGTATTATACTTCCCCATTTACAAAAGAATCTAAACAATAATTAACTTTTGGCATTTTCACCCTCTTTGAAGTATAGAACTCTGCCTTCAATGGTAAGGTTCCCAGTATGGTCTGCCGGTCACCAGTATGTTCCTTGCAGCAGGAAAAATACACCATCAGCAATCAGTACAGCTACCAGACCCTCTGAAGCTTGTGAAGTCAACATTATGAAGAGAGACGGGAGAGCTGAAATCTGTTAAAattttgcaatgaaaacaaTCACTCATTCATTTCAACCTACCTTTATAAACTTAAAATGAGAACATACCTTTCAATAGAATGAGGCATACAAATTCCCTCCAAAAGGCACGCACTCATAACAGTTTAGAAAACACATCGGACTTACTTCACTGGCACGAGTTGTCCTTTTATCCAAAGGTTaggagcagcacagagggaTACCACAAGCACTATCTGATCTTCAGGTCCAAAATGGTTCTGTCTCCATGTCATCCCATGCCTCAGCGTCTCTTTCCTTGCATCAGTTCCTCTGTGTCTTAACTGAATCAAGACTCCAGTTGCAGTTTGAAAGAGGAAGCATGCTGTGATCAGCACTGTGTGGAAAATACTTATAGACAAGACCAAGCCCAGGTTGGCTCTTTCCAAACAGAGGCTTCTCCCATCATGCAGCAGTTTCAAGGACCAGCCCTCCTGGCACTGTTCTTCCTCTTTGTCTTTATTGTTTCACTTCTTATTTCTTCCTATTTCACCCTTCCTCAAAATGTTCCTGTCCTTTTGTCAACTTACAGTCTCTCCAATTTCCCTCAGCTCCTCTGCACGCTGGTTTTGTCACTCCAGCTTCCACTAGAAAGGTCTCAGAGAGCCAGTCTACCCCTTGTACAGCAGCCCACCAAAAACTGATCTGTTCCAGAAAGGCTGGTCTTGAGGAAGTGAAAATGCTGAGGCTACTGACTACTCAGCAACTGTAGTGACTGTGGCCTCTACTGGCACAAGGCAGGATACACAGCTCCTGCACAAAAACTGACAGTCAGGAGGGACAGGGTAACAGAGACTTGTGGATGTTACAAAGCCCACTTTAAGATCATGATCTTCCCAAGATACCAACTTCCCAACAGAAAGAGTATTTTACGCTAGTCCCACTTTTATCTGCCTAAACAAGGGTTGCACAAGTCACAACCCTTCTTTAGTTCTGCAGGTGGAGAGCACACACGTGTGCATATGCTTCTGTATGCCATCAGTAAGCCTCAACAGAAACCAACCAcgttgtgtttgtttgttttaggcTGATTTCTTTCTGGCACAGCTCTCTATTACTAGAGTTACATTGAAGGTGTACAGTGTGGTCAGCAAGGAACAATGAATACCTGAGTTGTATAAAAACCACCCACTCTCCCCCAAGACTTTCAAACCACTATCTTACAATACACTGCATATGATCATGCTTTGAATCCTCAGCTTTGCTGACATCCTTCATGCTTACTggtttttctgtcttccctcATGACTGCAAATAGCTACTGTCTTGATGGGGCTAACCTGGATGTCCAGAAGCTCCCGTGGCATTTCAAAACTGACCAAGTGCTTTTTGTTCAGTTTCATCTCGCTAGATACAATAGGAATGAGATCAGTGTCAGCTTGAGCCAAGGTGCACCCAGATTCAAGATCTGAGCTTGCTGTTCACATGTGCTGGAACAGCTCTGTGAAGAGCAGGTGCAACTAAAAGAATCACTTACTCTCATTATCATGCTAATAAACTGATGTTACACAATACATGTACAGCTATCTTTGCAAGCAGAAATGTTGGAGGAGGGCCTGAATCCAAGGGCTTCATCATGTATGAGCAGTTGGTGAGAAAcagcagtaattttaaaaactttgagTGGGATTCCTCCGTGTAGAAGAATCAACATCAGAGCTGCATATTCCAGGCCATCTCAAGCTGGGTTGGATGTTGGCTGGTTTGGGCTGTTTAATAAGATAAATGTAAAGGAAGGCAAAGTGATTTGTGTTGTGggggtttattttaaaacttctcaaacttttgtgttttattcaACTTGGAAGAACTTCTATTAACAAGAGACCTTGCTTTTTGGGGGCATAGTTACTTAGGACTTTCCAATGAGAATACAAATACGAGCTTGTAGCCCTTCTTTGTATAAGTAGTCTAAAAAAGTTCCATCAGGGTTTCAAGATTTGCACATTTAAAGACTCGATCCATAATAAGTAGTCTTTGTCTATCTGCTAACTAAACATATGCATTAAGAATGCAGTTTGCTTTGACTTCCAGGATTTGGAAAAACATATTGACATATACGGCCAATCCTGAGAGGCGTCAAACTTCTTTCAGTTCCTGGTAAGTTCAAAGGCTGTGATAGCACCCAGCAACCCTTGGATGGAAATCTAGAAaatcagtgaggaaaaaaaaaaatcccttttccttTGATTCCAGTCAGGCCAAGCTGTAAGTCGCCATGGGCAAACACCATCTACCAGGTGGATGGTGTATCAGCATCTTGGACAGACTAATCCTTCCTAGCCAGTGCTGGAGACAGGGCATAGGGCTGAAGGATGGGTAGGAAGTGTTACATGTCTCTGGatgttgacttcagtgaaatGTGGCAGTTTCCATCAGGGGAGTTTATTGACCATGTTTTCCCAAgcttccttcagaaaagcagtgctTGTGCTTCCAAGAAACTTTGTAATTAACAGTCTGCACTACCACAGTACTCATAAAACAGTTTGGTTGGTATCTGTGTACTTGACACAGAAAGAAGCAGCCTAAGTTCAGAATCGCTTTCAGTTTTGCAGCCAAATTACGGCGCTCTCCCATGAAGAcactttctatttcttttttctcatacttCAGCTAATCCTGCTGAGCAATCCCTCAGAGAGCTCACCATAACTTAGCTCTGTTTTAAACTCCTTTTAAACTGTGGGTCTTTATTTCAAATACAATTAACATTTAAGCATTCACATTCATCAGTCCACTGCAAGAGATGAATGGGTCCCAACCAGACAGCATTTTTAAGTAGGAAAAAGTAATGCTGTTTCCCCCTCATCTGACAAATCCCTGCCATGTCAAGGATATTGTAATTGATCTGTCATTAAATTCAATAATGTCCACACTTACAGATCTGTCTCGTTTCAGGCTATTGTAGGTAAATGAGGTTCACAGTAAAATACTGACTTTTACTTGGCACCTATGCACCTCAGCACTTTATGTGTTTATGACAGCCTTGCTTCTATGTTATCAAATAAACAAATGCAGAGAGTAGTGTTTTATTCTCCTTAAACGATATATGAGATTCAGCTATTTATAGCAAGGGGGTGGGAGAGAAATGTAAAGCTAAGCCTATTCTAGTAATGCTGATAGAGGAAGTTCAGTGGAAAACTGGTATTTGTATGAGGAAACTTCTGTAGGCAAAGTCAGAACACCAGGTAGTGGTGTAAAGCTCTTTTGTTTGTGCCTTGGTCATGGTCTCTACCCAATGCA
Proteins encoded in this window:
- the LOC104042978 gene encoding caspase-8 — translated: MNTDLHKLLFDISEALVTEELAGLKFLSLDHVPMRKLEAIQEPKAFFNVLQEKGMIEVGNLFFLKELLYQINRMDLLAAQLGSSREEMERELRIPGRAKVSAYRRLLYGIAEDLTPDDVKCVKFLLQNQIPKNKLQDNASMLKVLLEMERNGIITEDNLATLKDVFKKFRADIKKKIDTYEETKKEYDSKEELYYPVPVSVHPAGQGAGGKTPQQLVETYKMENNPHGYCVILNNHSFKNPREDREGTMKDGEAVKRVFKWLQFETVEHMDLEAEQMYAKVKEYSKKDHSNMDCFVCFIFSHGEKDKIKGVDHEFVNIKDLLSCFSGSNCPSLAGKPKLFFIQACQGSVGHPAVTVKEDFPGDLEKDATPVTSIPDQADILVGMATVEDYECYRCTKTGSVYIQCLCDKMELLCPLHKDVLTILTEVNKEVGRRVLKGWKQMPKITSTLRKQLIFQIPQCLSTEQ